One Etheostoma cragini isolate CJK2018 chromosome 18, CSU_Ecrag_1.0, whole genome shotgun sequence DNA window includes the following coding sequences:
- the uts1 gene encoding urotensin 1, translating to MKPVPLLLLLSSVLLSSHLRPAAGRPRTLPGWLDGSGRLRTQQLDHVLLRAAAAGDGTAADLLGDSILKFLQKRNLNPLRLLPPEEESEEDEAVRTAAQLLWKRNEEPPLSIDLTFHLLRNMIQMAKIESQREQAQLNRKVLDEVGK from the coding sequence ATGAAGCCAGTCCCCctgctccttctcctctcctcggTCCTCCTCTCGTCACACCTCCGCCCCGCTGCGGGTAGACCGCGCACCCTCCCCGGCTGGCTGGACGGCAGCGGCCGCCTCCGGACGCAGCAACTGGACCATGTGCTCCTCAGAGCGGCCGCCGCCGGGGACGGCACCGCGGCAGATCTACTGGGCGACAGCATCCTGAAGTTTCTCCAAAAGAGAAACCTGAACCCTCTGCGCCTGCTCCCCCCGGAAGAGGAGAGCGAGGAGGATGAGGCGGTGAGGACGGCGGCCCAGCTGCTGTGGAAACGGAACGAAGAGCCGCCGCTGTCCATCGACCTCACCTTCCACCTGCTGAGGAATATGATCCAGATGGCCAAGATAGAAAGCCAGAGGGAGCAGGCTCAGCTCAACCGCAAGGTTCTCGACGAGGTCGGGAAGTAG